Proteins from a single region of Sediminitomix flava:
- a CDS encoding Rieske 2Fe-2S domain-containing protein produces the protein MSVKYVPVQWNRQKKIYDSILWGGILLFISSYVGFQLLFQTHISLETLIIRATALSAFFLLHLILCIGPLSRLDDRFLPLLYNRRHMGVSMFLLAAIHGIFCIIQFHSLGDTNALVSVFTSNEKYNSISQFPFQVLGFIALCIFFIMAATSHDFWLKNLGPKFWKLMHMLIYMAYGLIIMHVATGAFQYETHPIYWLLLVFGFLNVFGFHLMAGLKEMRYLRVSKKDDEKNNFYFVALEEDIPENSAIQALVEGEDIAIFKYENKISAVSNTCKHQMGPLSEGKIVDGCITCPWHGFQYNPKNGQSPPPFTEKLKTYQLKLIGDEIWIDPKPKAEGTYIEPLVLKSSS, from the coding sequence ATGAGCGTAAAATATGTACCTGTTCAATGGAATAGACAAAAGAAAATATACGATAGCATACTTTGGGGAGGCATTCTGCTTTTCATTAGTAGCTATGTTGGTTTTCAGCTTCTATTTCAAACACATATTAGTCTCGAAACACTCATTATTAGAGCTACAGCTCTCTCTGCATTCTTTTTACTTCATCTTATTCTATGTATTGGTCCATTGTCTAGGCTAGATGACCGTTTTTTGCCTCTTCTCTACAACAGGAGGCACATGGGGGTTTCTATGTTTTTACTTGCAGCTATTCATGGAATATTTTGTATCATTCAATTTCATTCCTTAGGCGATACTAATGCGCTAGTAAGTGTGTTCACGTCCAATGAAAAATACAACTCTATCAGTCAATTTCCCTTCCAAGTTCTTGGCTTTATAGCACTCTGCATTTTCTTTATTATGGCGGCTACAAGTCATGATTTTTGGTTAAAAAACTTAGGACCAAAATTTTGGAAATTAATGCACATGCTCATTTACATGGCTTATGGACTTATTATCATGCATGTCGCTACAGGCGCATTCCAATACGAAACTCACCCGATCTACTGGCTACTTCTTGTCTTTGGATTTCTAAACGTTTTTGGATTTCATCTGATGGCAGGATTAAAAGAAATGCGTTACCTCAGAGTTTCTAAAAAAGATGATGAGAAAAATAATTTCTACTTTGTAGCACTAGAAGAAGACATACCCGAAAACTCAGCTATTCAAGCTTTAGTAGAAGGAGAAGACATTGCCATTTTTAAATATGAAAATAAAATCTCTGCCGTCAGTAATACTTGCAAACATCAAATGGGACCTTTGAGCGAAGGTAAAATTGTGGATGGTTGTATCACTTGCCCTTGGCATGGCTTTCAATACAATCCTAAAAATGGACAATCCCCTCCTCCATTTACAGAAAAGTTAAAAACCTATCAGCTCAAATTGATTGGTGATGAAATTTGGATAGACCCGAAACCAAAAGCCGAAGGCACTTACATTGAACCACTAGTACTAAAGTCCTCATCATAA